The genomic DNA GAAAGGAACGATCGAATTGCCCACGTCGCGTTCCCTGCGGTCGTACGTTCGAACGAAAACAGCGATCGATGGCGAGACATAGGTTACGGAGATCCCGTCACTGGAATTCGCTGACTGCGGAGCGGAAGGAGGAACGTGCACGCTTGCATTGGTTCGGTCACCGTCCCTAAGCCTAAGCGATTTCTCGCCGCTGCCAATTATGTTGCGCAATGTGTCAGTTGTTTTGCGCAATAAGGCATTTTCGCATATCGGTTGACCAAACTAATTTGGTGCGGTGGCTTGGAGGGAAATGCAGTGCGGCGCCGTCGTGTACGATGGGACACGAGGTTGAAACGTAAGCCGTACGGAGGCTCTGCCGGCCATCTATTGAAGTTGGGTGGTTTCAAGTTGCCGCAGCCTGCACTGCCTCAGCGGCAATGATGTGTCAACCTTGCAACGCGTTCGGTGTGACCGATTTGCTTCGATCAATCGATAGGAATTTTGGAAGACACATGCTACCTCCCTATTTTGCCTCGCGAGCCTTGGTCGGAACGACAGCGTCCCTGTTCCTCTGCGTCGTGGCGGTCGTTGCGAGCGATCCGGTTGCTGACGCTCCGAAACAATCCCCCGATCCACTCGAAGGGCCACCGTTCGTCACTTGCAAAGCGTGGATCATCGCCGATGCCGATACCGGCGAAATCTTGGCGGGCGACAATCAGGACGACGAACGCAATCCCGCCAGCATTACGAAGATCATGACCGCCTTGGTTGTTTTGAAGCTCGCCGAGAAGTCGCCCGAGGTCTGGGAAGAAATGATTACGTTTTCCGAGAGAGCTGATGAGACGCCTGGTTCGTCCTGCTGGCTAAAAACGGGAGAGCGTTTGCCGGTCGAAGAGTTGATCTACGGGCTGCTGCTCCCCTCGGGCAATGATGCATCGGTTGCGATTGCCGAACACTTTGGCCCCAGGTTGGCTCAGGGAAAGGAGACTGGCTACGACGCATTTATCCGAACCATGTGCGAGACGGCTCAGCAACTTGGGATGGAGCGGACGCGCTATGGCAATCCCCATGGGCTCACCGAAGAGGGACATCTCACAACGGCCGCCGACATGGTCAAACTGACCCGCGAGGCGATGAAGTACGAGAAGTTCCGTGAAACCGTGGCGACGCGACGACATTCGACGACCGTACAGACGCCCGATGGGAACGATCGGAACGTCACCTGGAACAACACCAATCGCTTGCTGAAGCAGGAAGGTTATTTGGGGGTGAAGACAGGAACCACCCGCGCCGCGGGAGCGTGTTTGGTTTCGGCGGCTCAACGGAACGAGAGACGCCTTATCATGGTCGTGCTCGGTTCGTCTAGCAGCGATGCACGCTATGCCGATGCACGCAACTTGTACCGCTGGATGTGGAAACGGCTCGCCGCGGATAGTGCGGATGACTGATGCCAGCGCCTGGCCTCGAAAGGATTGGTTTGGTTTGCGTCGAAATGTTTGCGGTCGGCAACACCAGAAAGTGCCTCGGTCGATCCCTGTTGAGCCGACCGAAAAGGTTCGGTGCTTTGCCCCGGTCGATAGTATTGTTGATTCGTAATCGCTGTTGCGTTGGTGTGAAAGTTTCGGCTTGAAAAAGTGATGTTCTGTTCGACTCAATTAGTTTATGACCCTCGGAGGCATGTCGTGAAATCCATCTACCGCGTCATTTTGGGAATGGTGGTTCCCGTAATAGGGACGGTGATTGTCGCCGCGGCCAACGCGGATGAGCCTAGGGAGTCGCCGGGGATGCAGATCACAGAAAAGGCAAGGGAAATCCATGCCAAGAGTATCGTGATCGACGGTCACAACGATCTTCCTTGGAAGATACGGACCGACAGCGATTCCGCGTTTCAGATTCTCGACATCGCAAAGTCGCAGCCGCAATTGCACACCGATATCCCGCGTCTGAAAGCAGGCGGGGTGGGAGCCCAGTTTTGGTCGGTTTGGGTGCCGGTCCGACTCGGGTATGACGGGGTGGCATTTTTAACGACGGTCGAACAAATCGAATTGGTCAAAAAGATGGTGGCAACGTATCCCGACCATTTTGCTTCGGCGACAACGGTCGCGGATATCCGCCGGATCCATGGGGAAGGGAAGATCGCGTCGTTGATTGGTGTCGAAGGAGGGCATTGTATCGAGAATTCGATCAGTAATTTGAATCATCTGTTTGAACTCGGAGCCCGTTACATGACGCTGACCCATTCGGACAGCCTCGATTGGGCTGACTCTTCGACCGACAAGCCGAAGGCAAATGGTTTAAGTCCATTCGGCAATGAGGTCGTTCGGCGGATGAATCAGTTAGGAATGATGGTCGATATCTCGCATGTCTCGCCAGGAACGATGCATGCAGTACTCGATACAAGCCAAGCACCCGTGATCTTTTCTCATTCATCGGCTCGCGCCGTCGCCGATTCTCCACGCAACGTTCCGGACGATGTGTTGAAACGAATCCCTGAAAAGGATGGCGTCGTGATGGTCAACTACTTCTCAGCCTTTGTTGTTCCCGAAGCGGTTAAAGTCTATCACGCGGGTTTGGATTACCGTCGTGAGTTGGCGAAAGATCACAGTCCGGCCGAAGTTTCGGCATTGTATAAGGTATGGAAAAGCAAGAACCCCATGCCGCCGGGTGATATCGATGATGTGTTGGATCACATCGACCACCTCGTCAAGGTCGCCGGTTGGCAACATGTTGGGATTGGGTCTGATTTTGATGGGATCAGTGCGGTACCCGTTGGTTTGGAAGACGTCAGCACCTACCCTGCCATCACGCAGGGACTGCTCGATCGCGATTACACCGAGGAACAGATCCAGGGGATCCTGGGAGAGAATCTGCTTCGAGTGATGGAAAAAGTGGAAGCGACGGCGACAGAGCTGCGGCCGACAACGAAGTAAAAACGCAATCTCTCAAGTTGGATCCCTTGGGAATTCTAGAAGGTAGCCGGTGGTTTGAGCGGAGCGGACACCACCGGTTGCAATACCGCAATCAAACGCCGTCCCCGGCAGTGGGCAAGAACGGTCTGCAATCCATTCGGGGTTTCCTTCACGCTTCAAATACCTGGTACATTCGCCCATATCAGCTCTCGAATTCTGGAATTGCGTGTTATGGCAAACACATCGATACCAGATCTGGGGCTGCCCCTCAAATAGCGACAATCCTCCGTACGTAGGCCGTCGAGTCTTCGTTGTAAGGAAAATTGTCCCCCGCCTGATCGACTCCTGGAGATATCATGACAAGGCCCCATTTGCCTAAGCGACGGCTCGTCAACTCTCGAACCATCGCCACTGCGGTGTGGATGTTTGCACTGGTTATGCCCGCGTTGGGGCAGAAGTTGGACATCGAGAAAGAGAGCGTTATACGGAGCGGACGCGCTGACGGGCGTCATTTGAGTACACGTGGATTTCAGCAGTATCTCTTACGGAACGCGCAGCCCAAACTGGCATTCGACCCGGAGTTCACATCGGATGAATTCGCGCAGTGGCAGTCGCAGGTGCGGGGCAAGTTGTTGGAACTGATGAATTTCCCGGAACTGGTCGCTCAGCCCGAATCACGCCGGCTTTGGATTCGAAAACGGGAAGGGTATGTGCTGCAGAAATGGGAACTCTATCCCGAACCGGGCAGCGTTGTTCCCTTTCTCGTGCTGGTTCCCAACAGCGCGACACCCGCAAATCCGGCACCGGCGATCATGTGCATCCCCGGTTCATCGGGGACCAAAGAGAATCTGGCGGGCGAGCCGCCGCTGGGGCCGGCATTTAAGCCGGATGACCGCAATCATGATGGCTGGCTTCACGCGCAGCGTAATCAGCAGGCGGTGCAATATGCCCGCGCGGGTTTTGTCGCGGTGGCGGTCGATCATCCAGGAACCGGAGAACTGTCGGACCTGGCCCGGTATCGTGGCACCACGATGGACGATCGCAATACAATTTCTCGCTACCTGATCGACATGGGGCGCAGCTTTATCGCCCTCTCTGTGTTCCAGAAACTTCAGATCCTGGAGTGGTTGCGCGATCAACCGCACGTCGACGTCGATCGCATCGCCGTCAGTGGTCATTCGCTTGGAACAGAGGCTGTGCTGGCGCTGGCCGTGCTCGACCCGCAGATCCAAGCCATCGTGTGGAACGATTATCTTGCCGCCACGATGGAACGGGCGAAAGCCAGCACCAAACCGAACCACCGTGGGCTCAGGCCCGGTGCGAACTGGTTAGGCCACTCCGTTCCGGGACTGTGGCAGTGGTTCGACTATCCCGACTTGGTCGCCGCCATCGCGCCCCGTCCGCTGATCGTGACCGAAGGGGGACCGACCCATTCGCTGAACCTTGTGCGCAAGGCGTATCAGATCGCCGGAGCTGCGGATAATGTTTCGATCCACTACTACCCGCAATACCATGATCCGGCCAAACGACGCGATGGCAAGCCGATCCCCGAAGGCCTGAGTTCAACCGAATGGTTGGACTACGCCAACGTGCATGCCGCGCACCACTACTTCAAGGGGTACCTTGCGGTTCCGTGGTTGACGGGGCAGTTTCAGCTGCCGGATCCCGGGGAAGTCTATCCGCCGGCACCGCCCGAGGCGGCGCAAACGCTGCTGAAGTGACTGGAAGAGTCTGCGAGGCGCCGCAGGTGTGGCCTGTACCCTCGCGCGCCAGCGAGCCGCAGCATGCTTTGGCTTTTGGTCATCAAATGCAGCAGTCCTTCGTGTATCGCCGGTGTTTATAAATGAAACCCGAAGAGCCGCGCGGCGTTTCCTCCGAAGACCTTGCTCCGGTCCTCGTCGCTGAACGCGGGAAGCATTTGGGCGATCTGTTGCCGGTACTGTCGGTAGGACGCGTCCGTTGTCTCGGCGTTAAATCCTCCTCCGTAGATCAGTCGCTCAGCGCCCCATAATTCGGCTAGCCGACGCACCACCGGCTTCACATCCCGGTGCGGATATTTATTCTGGTCTGGCATCGCCGCTAACTTCATCACCGTGTTCGGTAACTCCGACCAACGCAGCACCACCGCGTGTTCCTCTGGCGTCCCCTGCATCGGTCGGCCCAGGTGGTCAATGATGACTCGAGTCTCTCGGTAGCGACGGAGATAGGGATCCAGCCGTTCTGCATAACGAGGTTCCAAGTGGATCTGCATTGCGACACCCGCATCGGTAGCGATCGACCACAACCGATCAAGCTCCGGAGTGTCCCACGGGGGCATACGACCCGGCGCGTAAGCGTGCAGACGAGTCGCAACGATATGCTCCTCGTGCTGCCGCAAAAATTGCGGCAGGCGACGTAGCGAATTTGGTTGGTCTGCAAAGAAGAGGCAGGTCCCCTTCAAACGTCCTTTGCCGACTTCGATACAGTGTTCCAAGTAGCGATGGTCATCCTGGTAGGGTTCGGGATGAACGACAATCGCGCGATCCACCCCCGCACCGTTCATCCGCTCCAGTAGAAACTCGGGCGTTGCCGCTCGTCCAGGCCGATAAGGCGCATTTGGGTGATACGGAAAACGCGCATCATCCGGTCCCGCGAAACAGTGAAGATGGGCATCGACCACCATCGACGTATCGCTGGCACCGTGTGCTACCGACAAGGACGTCGAAACGGCAAGCCCGGCGGCGATGACGCCCATCGCTTCTCGCCGATTTGGTAGGCGTTGTTTTTCATAACCCAAACGATCGATCATTCGTTGAAACTCACAAGTTGCGGTAGGAATTTTCGTGCGGAGCGATTGGCTTCTCTTGAGCGTCTAGTCTAGTCGATATCGCGGTGAAAGATGAATCCTGGCCGTGAAGTCTCTCCGCGTACGAAACCCACTCTCGGCTTAAAGGTGGTTCATTGTCAGGACTTTGACAATCATCCAAATTACCAATGCGCCGCGTGCCGTCCAGGCTGCGGTGCGGATCCAATTTGATCGCACCAGCCAGCGATGGACGTCGGAACGATAGCCGTTCGCCAGACTTCGGTGGCACGGAACCTGAATGGCCGCGGTCGAAATCCAAATGGCAATGACCAAGAAAAGTCCGAATAACGCCGCCGACTTGGGAATCTCCGCCGGTAAATAGAAGACCAGCAAGAGAGAGCTGATGGCTTCTGACAGCATGGGAGGGCCAACGATGAACGTGATTAAGAATTGATGTCGCCTCTGGTAGACGATGAAACGACGCTTGCCGACACCGTCGAACAAAGGGTAATGGACGACTTGAATCGTCCAAATCAATCCGACCAGAAAGAGCGTGGCGACAAGATTGATGATCAACAGAAGGATTGGAAACGGCACCGTGACGGTTGCTCATCTAGATTTGCGGAGACTTCGTGGGATTCGATGTTTCTATTCTATCGGTGTATCAAGCAGGGAGATCGCAAACCGCGTGGGGGCGCTGTGTGTTTTCGGAGAGATCCTGACGGGGACCCCGCCTTTATCAAGGTCTTCGCTCCTTGCCCGTTGGCATGCTACCGTGTGGGGATCCAATAAGTTTTCGGCGCATTCAACAGCAACCGCGGTAGCGGAGTGCGTTGAGTGCCAGGCAAAAGAACAAAAGGACGGGCTTTTGGCGTGCTACGGCAGGTTCACTCTACCAGGCGGGAAAACTGACACGCTGCAGAGTGCGGGAATGAATCTACGGGGGCGTGGGAACATGTCGGGTGCCCAGTTTTTGGCAATCACTTCTAACCGTAGATCGCTCTCCATCGGATCGGTCAGAAGCGGTCGCTCAGTTGTGGTGAGCAGGCTTGCCCAGAGTGTTGAAAGCGAGGGGCATCGTCGGATGTTGGCCCAGTGCGCCCGCCTCGGAACTCTTAGCCGCTTTCACCCTCCCCATGACTCTCGCCTGCTACGCTACGCAATGGTCTGCGAAACCACGGTTCCTTGATGACCGTTTTACGTTTGCATGGCGCTGGGGTCCATCCAAAACATTTCCCAGACGTGGCCATCCAGATCGGCGAGGTTTCGGTTGTACATGAACCCTAAATCCTGCTTCGGATTGATGTCGGCGGTGCCACCGTGTGTGGCAGCGACCTCGTTCAGTTTGTCGACCGCTTCTCGATCATCACAGGACAGTGCCAGCATCACTTCGCTTGAATCTGCCGAAGGAATTGGGCGACTCGTGAATGTCCGCCACTTATGGTGAGTCAGCAGCATGACGTAGATCGTCTCGCTCCACACCATGCAGGCAGTCGCTTCGTCAGAAAATTGCGGGTTGTTCTTAAATCCCAGCGCGTCGTAGAAGGCCATGGATGCCTTCAGGTCAGCGACAGGTAAGTTGACGAAGATCATTTTTGTCATTTCGTTTCTCCTTGGATCTTTCTCGTTGAGCGTTACCTTTTTACTCCGTCGGATCCCGGAAACCGAGACCCGCCGCCTCTAAGCTGGCGCGGAGAATATTGACTGCTTTCGGTCCCATCCCGTGAAGTTGGGACAGTTCGTGTTCCGTGATCGTGGTCAGTTGGTCCATCGATGGAAGCTTGGCCGCTACCAATGCTCGAAGCGCTGGGCGAGCAATGCCCTTTGGAAAGTTCGCTTTGATCGAGTCGGTTTGTGCGTCGCTCGCCAACCGCTGATTTGGGGCGTGGGGATGCGGGCATTGATCTCCGTTGGTGATCTTCTTATCTCCGGACATTGTTTCAGCGCACTCTGGTTCTAATCGGGGAGTCAAGCATCCTCGGGCATCTCCAGCTCGACAAGGTTTGCAAGTTGAATAAGCGACTCCTGCCAGCCGAGGTAACACCTTTCTACAGGAATCGCTGTCGGCAGACCTTCGTGAACGATTTCAATTTCGGTGCCGCAACTTAAAGTTCTCAAGGTAATGGTCTTCGTCATGTCGCCGGCCAGATTGGGATCATCGAACTTGTCAGCGATGCGAATCCGCTTGCCTGGAATCAATTCAACAAAAGTGCTTTCAAACGAGGTGCTGAAACCCTTTTTGAAATGGGTGAAATTCATGTGGTAACTGCCGCCCACTCGCGGGACGATTCGGTCGATTTTCCCTAGAAAGCCATACGGTGGCAGCCACCGGCACAAGGCTTCCGGATCAAGAAAGGCTTTGTACACACGTTCAGGAGGAGCACGCAGCACGCGATGAAGATGGATGGTGTTTGGTAAATCGGGCATGGAAGCTTCTCTTGTTAATGGGGTTCGTTTGATTGTTAGTCGATTGGGATTCTCTCGAATCGACATCTTCTGCAACTTTATTTGCCGGACGGCCTACGCGTTTTCTACCGCCCCATCCATATTGCGCAGACGTTAGATATATGACGACGTGTGATCGCATCCCGTTCTCTTTCGGTTAGGATTGCAGTACCTATTCTTCGACACTCCAGATTTCGATAAATCGGCCGTTCGGAATGCGAAACCGATGCATGAGGGCATTGTCATTGTCATTCGCAGACGTGCGAACCGGAGAATGCACCGCGACGAGATCGACCCCGGTCCGCAGGACTTCGAGCATTTTGTGGATCCTCAAAGTCGATTGGCTCAATTGCTCGCTGAATAATTGCGGCGAATATCGGCGGCGCTTAGGTCGCTGTTGGTTCATGAACAGCTGGGATCGTCGCCTGGATTGTGTAGGCACTTAAATAGGTCGACACGAGCGCTTGTTAAGCATGCGATTAACGGGGATGGATTTGGCCACGAACCCGAAGCGAACGGTCGTGATTTTCCACGAAAGTGATTGCATTCCCAAATGCTTAAGCCAGTAAGAGTGCCACACGTTGGCTAGATCGTCTTCAGGCTTGTTCTTGTGTGCCTGCCCTGAAACGGGAAGTCTTGCTTGAGTATTTTGAGCGCATGTCTGCGTCGACTGAACTTGCTGATGCCGACGTTTCTGTAGCCATCAGCCATCCGTCACGCCACCCTATGTTGGAAGCGCTCATTGAGGCGGAGCGGCCTGTGACCGTGATTGCCGAGGAGTTCAAGATGAGTCGGACCGCGGTTTCGTAGTATCTTCGCGTGCATCCATAATCCTCGACTTTTTGCAGCACAACGACACGGCGAAGAGTATCGGTACCGTTTGGTTTGCGATCGAGTAGGCCCCATGGGGAACTGGATCGCACACTACGAACCGTTCTGGGAAAAATATCATCAGCGCCACCAAGCCCATGTCGTGAACGGCGACGAACAGGTGATCGAAACCATCCATCGTGACGTAGTCTTTCCGAAGCCGCCGGAAGCGGTTTGGTAATCATTCGCCAGTAGGGCTGCACTGAGCGCGTGGTCGTACTCAAATGATTGCCACGGGGTGAGGATGGCTTTGCACGAACCGGTGCGAAGATCAAGCTGCGAGTTTTGGCAGCCGTGCCGGAACTAACGACCACCCGTGAGTCTGTTGGAGATTTCCTCTGGCCCGACGCTGCGGTCCCGGATTCATTGCCGTTTCGTAAGGCGTTTCACAGCGATGATCGCCGTAGCCTGGATGAAATCGCAATGCCTGAATTGGTCGGACTGATTCAATCTGAAAGACAGCATCTTGAGAGCGAGGATCCAGCCCTCGCCTACGCCCGAGAAATTGGTTTGGCCCGCTTGGCGAAATCCGCTCGAGAGCGAATCGACATGGCGATCGAAATTGCCAGTGGCACCCGTTCCGAAATCGTTGTCGATCCAATGGGGGAGCCGCCCGGGAAATGAACGCGATTTCTAAGGCTTCTTCGGTTTGGCTGCCGACGAGAGATCGTCTTGCAGTCGTTGGTAGTCTTTCAGGCAGGCGTCGACAGCTTTGGCGATGTTATCGTATTCGGGGCCTTTGGTTCCCACGGCGGTTAACAGTGGGATCCATTGTTGCATCAATTGGAACTGCGTCTTGACGACATCCAACATCACGCGCGGCACCTTGTGCTGGACCATTACTTTTTGAGGCGGTGGGCCGGACGAGTTTTGTTGAGCGAGGGTCGTCAGCTGGGTCGAGGTGCTGCCGAGCGTCTCGCTCAACTGTTGCCCAACGGCTAACATCCCATTGCGGAACGACGCCAGTTCATCGTGCAGCCGATCGGTTTGTGAATTGTCGTTGCCGGCAACGGCTTGAACCATCACGCGGCGGATCGATTCCAAACCGTCGCGCAATCCGCCCAACTGTTTCATCAACTGGCCGACTTGATCGCCGCTGTCGAGTCCCTGGAAACGGACGCTCTCCGAAAACGCATATTTGATCGCTTCCCAACGCTCCGTCTCTTCGGGCTTCAGGATTCCCATCAACTCTTTGAACTTCAGAACGTTCGATTCGTTGTCGGTCGTCAGCGTTTGCGAATCCTGTTCGTAGTTGCCGACGATCAGCGATTGCAGTTCTCGATCGTTCATCACCGCGACCACCTTTTCGGCGATACGGTTCATGTTGCGGTAACTGCCCTGCAATTTGAATGGTGGTTCGGTGCGGTAGGCGTCCGCCTGGGCGGCCGAACGAATGTATTGGCGATTGACTCGCAGCACGACGTCGCGAACCTTGATTAGTTTTCGCAGCACGCTGTACATCTCGCGAACCTGATCCATCGACAGGTTGCTCTCCAGATCGATCCCTTCCATCGAACCAAGGGTTGCCGCGCGGATCAACGTCCGCGCGTCGCGAGGGCTCGCGCTGGCCAGCGGTTGCAGGGCGGTGTTGCTGGTCAGACAGTTCTCCAGATAACTCATCTCAAACGCTTCCGCCGAATCGCCGATGATCTCGCCGAGGTTGTAGACGTCGGCGCGATTGCTGAGCATGTCGGGGATCTGGAAGCGATCGCCACTTTCGGTGTACGGGTTTCCGGCCATCACCACGGCAACACGTCGGCCGCGGAAATCGTAGGTCCGCGTCTTGCCCTTCCAAACGCCTTCGATCTTACGAGTCGCATCGCACAGGGAGATGAACTTCTGCAGCAGTTCGGGATGCGTGTGCTGGATATCGTCCAGATACAGCATCACGTTGTCCCCCATTTCGAGCGCTAGATTCAAACGCTCGATCTCTTCGCGAGCCGCGGCGTTGGGAGCTTCGGACGGATCCAAGGAGGTCACGCCATGACCGATCGCCGGGCCGTTGATCTTCATAAAGATGATCCCCAGCCGATTGGCGATGTATTCCATCAGGGTTGTCTTGCCGTAACCGGGAGGACTGATCAGCAGCAGCAGGCCCATCCGATCGGTCCGCTTCCCCTCGCCCGCCACGCCGATCTGTTTCGCCAAGTTGTCGCCGATCATCGGCAGATAGACTTCGTCCAACAAGCGGTTGCGAACAAAGCTGGTTAGGACCCGCGGCCGGAACTCTTCCAGCTTCATCGCGTCGCGAGCCTCGTCGACCAGTCGCTGTTTCGTGTCGTGCAAACGTTGGAAACGCGGAACGGTCTCACGCGTGAAGTGTCCCAAGCGTTGGAAGATGTCGTGGTAGCGGAGCGTCATCTGCCCCTTGTTGATGCGGCGATGGGCGCCCGCGAGATTGGTCAATTCCACCGCGACGTGCGCATCGGAGATTTGAGCCGGATCGGGAGCACCGTCGATCAGCAGCCGCGCCAGTTCGTCTCGATAGAGATCGTTCGGATCGAGTTCATCGTGGTCGTCGTGCATCGTCAAAAACGCGGAGGACCAGTTGCGGGCCAAGACCATCGATTCGGCTGGCTGTTTGGCGTTGTCTTTCAGGCCCGCAGCGACCAAGCTCTGGCGTTCTTCCCCGACAACGTGTTCGCAAAAGTCTTCGTACAACCGCGCTGCCCGACGGCTAACGACCGGGAGATCGCTGGGGTCGACCAATTGATCGAACAGGTAGGCGGCAGCTTCCTCGGGCCGGACGTCGGCAAAGAGGTTCGCAAAAGTCGGATCATCCGCGATTTCCGCGGTCAAACGGGCGCGGAACTCGACGGCCGGGTGGGCTTGGGGGAAAGCCTGGGCCAATTTTTGGAAGCCCCCAATCCAGCCGGTGTACATCTTACGCATGCCGCCAATCAGCAGATGCGACCACCAATACCAGGCCGCCGCTCGGACGTCGGGGCGATGTTTGGCCAGACCGATCGTGCGGTCGATCTTCAGCAGCGCGGCCAATAGCTTCGCTGCGTCGTGATCGTGAACGCCCTTGGCGTAGCCTTCGGAGTAACGTCCCGACATCTGCTGTTGCACCCAACGGATCTGTTCAGCTTCGGAGAGCCGCTCGAACGTCCGCTTGTCCATGTGCGGGGCGGTATCGGCGTCTCGTTTCGATTCGGAAGACTCCTCCTCCGCGTCATCGCTCCCCGAGTCGTTGGAGTCTTTGGCGAAGTGTTTTCGCCGCGACGGATGCGACAGTTCTTGGTAGAGCGCGTACGCCAGATACTCTCCGCGATAGACATCGCGGTTTTCGCTGACCACTTCCTGGTTCATCAGGTCGTGGGCGTCATCGAGATCGGGATGCGACAGCGGTTCAAAAAATTGAGTCCCCGTCAGGTGGAGGTTCAGTTGATCGTTGCGCATCACCGTCGTCAGATCCAACGTCTGGGTGTTGACGCCAAATTGATGTTTGCCCAATTTGATCCCGGTGCCGCCGTCGACAAACAGCTCCTGACGATCCTTCAACTGACGGATCGCATCTTCGCGAACGCTCTTCAGTCGGCTTTGGATGTCTTCGATCCGGACGGTGTCGTCCAATTCGGTCAGTTGATTGACGATGCCTCGCACCTTATCGACCATCAGGTCGGCGGCGAAATAGGCGTGGATCGAATCGACAGTGTCGAACGATTTCATCCGCGATGCGATCCCTTTCAGGATCCGATCGGCGGCCGAACCGAGCGCTTCGGCACGGCGGTTTCGAGCTTCGACAAGCTGAACTTTCCGCGATTCAAACGCGTTGTATAGCTCTTCGCGTTTCTCCGCTAACTGGCCAACAAACTCATCGAATTCGGCGAAGCGACCCTCGAGTTCCTCCAGTTGGACCATCACCTTGGTCAGATAGTTATCGCATTTTTCAGGCGAGTCGCAGACGTCGAGGTAGCCGTTGACGGTTTGATCCAACAACTTCAATTGCGATGCAAACTCGGCACGTCCCTCGGTTCGGACCAGATCGCCCATCCGAGCCTTCAGTGCGCTGCGCACTCGGTTCAGCGAAGCAAAGACGTCGCTGATCCCATCGATGATTTCAGTCCGTTTGGTCGTATCTTCGATCTGCAGGTTGCTAACGGTCTCGGTCAGCAGTTCCAACTGGCTTCCCGCTTCGTCGATGT from Rosistilla carotiformis includes the following:
- a CDS encoding D-alanyl-D-alanine carboxypeptidase family protein, which gives rise to MLPPYFASRALVGTTASLFLCVVAVVASDPVADAPKQSPDPLEGPPFVTCKAWIIADADTGEILAGDNQDDERNPASITKIMTALVVLKLAEKSPEVWEEMITFSERADETPGSSCWLKTGERLPVEELIYGLLLPSGNDASVAIAEHFGPRLAQGKETGYDAFIRTMCETAQQLGMERTRYGNPHGLTEEGHLTTAADMVKLTREAMKYEKFRETVATRRHSTTVQTPDGNDRNVTWNNTNRLLKQEGYLGVKTGTTRAAGACLVSAAQRNERRLIMVVLGSSSSDARYADARNLYRWMWKRLAADSADD
- a CDS encoding dipeptidase, with product MKSIYRVILGMVVPVIGTVIVAAANADEPRESPGMQITEKAREIHAKSIVIDGHNDLPWKIRTDSDSAFQILDIAKSQPQLHTDIPRLKAGGVGAQFWSVWVPVRLGYDGVAFLTTVEQIELVKKMVATYPDHFASATTVADIRRIHGEGKIASLIGVEGGHCIENSISNLNHLFELGARYMTLTHSDSLDWADSSTDKPKANGLSPFGNEVVRRMNQLGMMVDISHVSPGTMHAVLDTSQAPVIFSHSSARAVADSPRNVPDDVLKRIPEKDGVVMVNYFSAFVVPEAVKVYHAGLDYRRELAKDHSPAEVSALYKVWKSKNPMPPGDIDDVLDHIDHLVKVAGWQHVGIGSDFDGISAVPVGLEDVSTYPAITQGLLDRDYTEEQIQGILGENLLRVMEKVEATATELRPTTK
- a CDS encoding alpha/beta hydrolase family protein yields the protein MTRPHLPKRRLVNSRTIATAVWMFALVMPALGQKLDIEKESVIRSGRADGRHLSTRGFQQYLLRNAQPKLAFDPEFTSDEFAQWQSQVRGKLLELMNFPELVAQPESRRLWIRKREGYVLQKWELYPEPGSVVPFLVLVPNSATPANPAPAIMCIPGSSGTKENLAGEPPLGPAFKPDDRNHDGWLHAQRNQQAVQYARAGFVAVAVDHPGTGELSDLARYRGTTMDDRNTISRYLIDMGRSFIALSVFQKLQILEWLRDQPHVDVDRIAVSGHSLGTEAVLALAVLDPQIQAIVWNDYLAATMERAKASTKPNHRGLRPGANWLGHSVPGLWQWFDYPDLVAAIAPRPLIVTEGGPTHSLNLVRKAYQIAGAADNVSIHYYPQYHDPAKRRDGKPIPEGLSSTEWLDYANVHAAHHYFKGYLAVPWLTGQFQLPDPGEVYPPAPPEAAQTLLK
- a CDS encoding amidohydrolase family protein — translated: MIDRLGYEKQRLPNRREAMGVIAAGLAVSTSLSVAHGASDTSMVVDAHLHCFAGPDDARFPYHPNAPYRPGRAATPEFLLERMNGAGVDRAIVVHPEPYQDDHRYLEHCIEVGKGRLKGTCLFFADQPNSLRRLPQFLRQHEEHIVATRLHAYAPGRMPPWDTPELDRLWSIATDAGVAMQIHLEPRYAERLDPYLRRYRETRVIIDHLGRPMQGTPEEHAVVLRWSELPNTVMKLAAMPDQNKYPHRDVKPVVRRLAELWGAERLIYGGGFNAETTDASYRQYRQQIAQMLPAFSDEDRSKVFGGNAARLFGFHL
- a CDS encoding VOC family protein gives rise to the protein MTKMIFVNLPVADLKASMAFYDALGFKNNPQFSDEATACMVWSETIYVMLLTHHKWRTFTSRPIPSADSSEVMLALSCDDREAVDKLNEVAATHGGTADINPKQDLGFMYNRNLADLDGHVWEMFWMDPSAMQT
- a CDS encoding SRPBCC family protein — translated: MPDLPNTIHLHRVLRAPPERVYKAFLDPEALCRWLPPYGFLGKIDRIVPRVGGSYHMNFTHFKKGFSTSFESTFVELIPGKRIRIADKFDDPNLAGDMTKTITLRTLSCGTEIEIVHEGLPTAIPVERCYLGWQESLIQLANLVELEMPEDA